Proteins from one Candidatus Margulisiibacteriota bacterium genomic window:
- a CDS encoding toprim domain-containing protein, translating to MSDYEAAGKDQNIRRLTTKESQALNGVLTKVLKFLEAEGDNDKATKYLRKERGISIDDLSGLRAYHSDHSCGEIREMLLLSGGKAEEINCYEFMGDEHSWFFKDSLIVPIVRDGLVVNLYSRALSDRQAKHLFLKGLGKGIFNYDAGKEAEAIILTESIIDCMTLISRGYPGAMAVCGIKPSEEQIDLLRKLRGKKVFICFDNDSDQKINRGRKAALELGRIIPDARIVELPAEDKTKVDINSYFKEGNSKKDYGDLLRGAKRAACYEPFLDRHGEDELIYRIGELDYLVKEHSFAGKGGNITAVIELYSSKDLINKDEVKLWKGSSRDAFMKKCKMKAAPDIEKQLVMLEKALIAFNKKSVADKSKAVKVLSAEEKEEAMAFLRNPKLIDQVLADLESLGCVGENLNKLLLYLSMTSRKLKRPISLVVKGESSGGKSYIVEKVSDLFPEEDVIARTMVSAKALFYLEDKNALKHRVLIIYERNGAESSDYSIRSLQSEGGLSMSVVQVNPETKQMITVEKSIEGPVCYIETTTKVSIHPENETRNFDLFIDESVEQTKRIQQIQLSEYLPEEKLSAKRTENIINLHRNSQRLLETNKVMIPYVRYIEFSQELLRSRRDFPRFLALIETSALLHQYQREKHDISGDKYIIATLDDYAVAYKMAEQVILRTAKEVAPKTEQLVQVVDAMLIDISRKWEEKDYRKQTFTVEDITTRLDWSVPTITKYLKEACSTGAIILVEGGRGRLCHYRLISREKMFVSVLLTPEELKDKIEKGDYEKQILLEKAIKAAEDAKESLFGEEDDDDEQEGEATASEHGSEPGGPEDEP from the coding sequence ATGTCCGATTATGAAGCGGCGGGCAAAGATCAAAACATTAGACGGCTGACGACCAAGGAGAGTCAGGCTCTGAATGGTGTGTTAACCAAGGTTCTGAAGTTCTTGGAGGCCGAGGGGGACAATGACAAGGCGACCAAATATTTAAGAAAGGAACGGGGCATTAGCATTGACGACTTGTCGGGGCTCAGGGCATACCATTCCGATCATTCTTGCGGGGAGATCAGGGAAATGCTTTTGCTGTCAGGAGGCAAAGCGGAAGAAATTAACTGCTATGAATTTATGGGGGATGAGCATAGCTGGTTCTTTAAGGATAGTTTGATTGTCCCTATTGTTCGGGATGGTTTAGTTGTTAACCTCTATAGCAGGGCGCTTTCAGATCGGCAAGCAAAGCACCTGTTCCTCAAGGGGCTTGGGAAGGGGATATTTAATTATGATGCTGGTAAAGAGGCGGAGGCGATTATATTAACTGAGTCCATTATTGACTGTATGACGCTTATAAGCAGAGGTTACCCTGGCGCAATGGCGGTATGCGGGATCAAGCCATCCGAAGAACAAATCGACCTGTTAAGAAAGCTAAGAGGCAAGAAAGTATTTATATGTTTTGATAATGACTCAGATCAAAAGATCAACAGGGGCAGAAAAGCGGCGTTAGAGCTAGGGAGGATTATCCCTGACGCTCGGATAGTTGAGCTGCCAGCTGAGGACAAGACAAAAGTTGATATTAATAGCTATTTTAAGGAAGGAAACAGCAAGAAGGATTATGGTGACCTGCTCCGTGGCGCAAAAAGGGCGGCATGTTATGAGCCGTTCTTAGATCGGCATGGCGAAGATGAGCTGATTTATCGGATTGGTGAACTGGATTACCTTGTTAAGGAGCATTCATTTGCTGGGAAAGGCGGGAACATAACGGCAGTAATCGAGCTTTATTCCAGCAAGGATCTGATTAATAAAGATGAGGTCAAGCTGTGGAAAGGGTCTTCACGGGACGCTTTTATGAAGAAATGCAAAATGAAGGCTGCCCCCGACATTGAGAAGCAGTTGGTCATGCTTGAAAAAGCATTGATAGCGTTTAATAAGAAAAGCGTTGCAGATAAAAGCAAGGCCGTTAAAGTGCTCAGCGCCGAAGAAAAAGAGGAAGCTATGGCGTTCCTGAGGAATCCGAAGCTAATTGATCAGGTGCTTGCGGACCTGGAATCGCTAGGGTGCGTGGGAGAAAACCTTAATAAGCTATTGCTGTATCTTTCGATGACATCAAGGAAGTTAAAACGACCGATAAGCCTTGTGGTAAAGGGGGAAAGCTCGGGCGGAAAGTCATACATAGTAGAGAAAGTATCCGATTTATTCCCTGAAGAAGATGTCATAGCCAGAACGATGGTTTCAGCCAAAGCTCTGTTCTATTTAGAGGATAAAAATGCGCTGAAGCACAGGGTGCTTATTATTTATGAGAGAAATGGTGCTGAATCGAGCGATTACTCTATCCGTAGTTTGCAGAGCGAGGGTGGCCTGTCTATGTCCGTAGTCCAAGTTAATCCTGAGACAAAACAGATGATCACCGTAGAGAAGAGCATTGAGGGGCCTGTTTGTTATATTGAAACAACAACCAAAGTATCTATCCACCCGGAGAACGAAACTCGTAATTTCGATCTATTTATTGATGAATCTGTTGAGCAAACCAAAAGAATCCAGCAAATTCAATTATCAGAGTATTTGCCGGAAGAGAAGCTATCGGCGAAGCGGACAGAAAATATTATAAATCTCCACCGCAATAGCCAGAGGCTGCTGGAGACGAATAAGGTAATGATCCCTTACGTTAGATACATTGAATTCTCGCAGGAATTGCTTCGAAGCCGAAGGGATTTTCCAAGATTCTTGGCGTTGATCGAAACCTCCGCCTTGTTACATCAGTATCAGAGAGAAAAGCATGATATTAGCGGAGATAAATACATTATCGCAACCCTTGATGACTATGCTGTGGCGTATAAAATGGCCGAGCAGGTCATTCTGCGAACCGCAAAGGAAGTTGCGCCAAAAACAGAACAACTGGTTCAGGTGGTCGATGCAATGCTCATAGACATATCTCGTAAATGGGAAGAGAAAGACTATCGCAAACAAACATTTACCGTTGAAGACATAACGACAAGATTGGATTGGTCGGTGCCGACCATTACGAAGTATCTCAAGGAAGCATGCTCAACAGGGGCGATTATTTTGGTTGAGGGCGGGAGAGGAAGGCTCTGCCACTACAGGTTAATCTCGCGAGAGAAGATGTTTGTAAGTGTCTTGCTTACGCCAGAAGAACTCAAAGATAAAATTGAAAAGGGCGACTATGAAAAGCAAATATTATTAGAAAAAGCTATTAAGGCGGCTGAGGATGCGAAGGAATCCTTGTTTGGAGAAGAAGACGATGATGATGAGCAGGAAGGTGAGGCAACAGCTTCAGAGCATGGATCTGAGCCAGGAGGGCCGGAGGACGAGCCGTAG